GAGCCGAGTCAATGGGCCGCTCCTGCTCACGCTCGCCCTGGGAATACTCGGAACCGCGTCAGCCACCCTGTTGCTGGCTGGCCCGCTCACGGAGCTGCTGCAGCGCTCCGCACCAGTGGACGGCTACGACGCCGAGCGCCTCGTGCTGCTGCACTCGACGCTGCCCCGGCTCGTCATGGCGCTCCTGTGCGGTGCCGGCCTCGGCGCTTCGGGCGCCATCCTGCAGCAGGTGCTCAGAAACCCGATCGCCTCGCCGACGACGCTGGGCATCGATGCCGGTGCGCGACTCGCGCTCGCCATCGCGGCCGTGTCCATGCCGCAGCTTGTCGGTTGGGGACGTGACGTCGTCGCGCTCGTCGGCAGCGCCGTGACAACGCTGATCGTCTTCGCCGTTGTCAGGCAGCGCGGTTATACGGCGTTGTCGATCGTGCTGACCGGCCTGGTCGTCAGCCTGTATTGCGGTGCGCTGTCGTCGATCCTCGTGCTGATCGGCGACCGTTACGTGCAGAGCCTTCACATCTGGGGCTCCGGTTCGCTCAACCAGCAGAGCTGGGAGCCGAGCCTCGACCTGATGCTGCGCCTCGCTGTGCTGAGCCTGCCGATCATCGTGCTGCTGCGGCCGCTCAGTTTGCTCGACGCCGATGAACGCAGCGCGGCGACGCTCGGTGTCCCGGTGGCGAAACTGCGCGTCGCGGCTGTTGCGATCGCGGCCGCGATGGCGGCGGTCGTGACCAGCAGCGTCGGCGTGATCGGCTTCGTCGGGCTCGTCGCGCCGATCATCGCGCGACTGTCGGGCGCCCGGCGCTTCGGCGAGCGTTTGCTGTTTTCGGCGACCACCGGGGCGTCGATCCTGCTCCTGACGGACACGCTCGTGCAAAACGTGGCGGGATCATCGGCGCTGTTCGTACCAACGGGGGCGATTACGGCGGTGCTCGCGTCACCATTGCTGTTGCTGCTGCTGCCGAAGCTCAAGACCCAGCTGCGGCCGCCGCCGGTCTTCGTGCCGCCGAGAGCGGGTGGGCGGGCCGGCGGCTACACGATCGTGGCCGGCCTGATCGCGGCAGCCGTCGTGGCGGGCTTGGCTCTCGCGCTGGGCCGCGGGATCGACGGCACCTGGCAGCTCGCATCCGCCGCCGAATGGGCCGAGATTTGGGCCTGGCGCGTCCCTCGCTTCGCGGCCGCGGCGCTGGCCGGGGCCTTGCTCGGTGTTGCCGGCGTGATACTGCAACGCGTGACCAACAACGAAATGGCCAGCCCCGAGGTGCTCGGTGTTAGCGCCGGAGCGATCCTGGCGGTAGCCTGCGGCCTGTTCGT
The Gammaproteobacteria bacterium DNA segment above includes these coding regions:
- the fhuB gene encoding Fe(3+)-hydroxamate ABC transporter permease FhuB; amino-acid sequence: MTTSRVNGPLLLTLALGILGTASATLLLAGPLTELLQRSAPVDGYDAERLVLLHSTLPRLVMALLCGAGLGASGAILQQVLRNPIASPTTLGIDAGARLALAIAAVSMPQLVGWGRDVVALVGSAVTTLIVFAVVRQRGYTALSIVLTGLVVSLYCGALSSILVLIGDRYVQSLHIWGSGSLNQQSWEPSLDLMLRLAVLSLPIIVLLRPLSLLDADERSAATLGVPVAKLRVAAVAIAAAMAAVVTSSVGVIGFVGLVAPIIARLSGARRFGERLLFSATTGASILLLTDTLVQNVAGSSALFVPTGAITAVLASPLLLLLLPKLKTQLRPPPVFVPPRAGGRAGGYTIVAGLIAAAVVAGLALALGRGIDGTWQLASAAEWAEIWAWRVPRFAAAALAGALLGVAGVILQRVTNNEMASPEVLGVSAGAILAVACGLFVFGELGRIGMNVAAVAGSLTVLGIILLIGRRAGFAPEKVLIAGIALNALIDAVVGVMTAGGNPQAMVLLGWMSGSTGGTTGAEALQAGAAVTLLVPLAALMARWLNLLPLGGPQASALGVPVVNARLALLTLAAVLTAVATFIIGPLTFVGLMAPHVAMMMGIRQSLPLLVGAAICGASIMALADTLARTVAFPLQLPTGLTAAIVGAPFLLLLLGRRQSVTS